In a genomic window of Candidatus Nanoarchaeia archaeon:
- a CDS encoding AbrB/MazE/SpoVT family DNA-binding domain-containing protein: MTEIITMSSKGQIVVPKDLRKQFGLDTGTNFAIFGRDDTLILKKVSVPTAKEVFERVHKWGAQLAKKKGWKEEDFTKKASEGH, translated from the coding sequence ATGACTGAAATAATTACAATGTCCTCAAAAGGGCAGATCGTGGTTCCAAAGGATTTAAGGAAGCAATTCGGCTTGGATACAGGCACAAACTTTGCAATTTTTGGCAGGGATGATACCCTCATTTTAAAGAAGGTAAGTGTGCCTACAGCAAAGGAAGTCTTTGAGAGAGTGCATAAATGGGGGGCTCAATTAGCCAAGAAAAAAGGATGGAAAGAAGAAGACTTTACCAAAAAAGCTTCTGAGGGGCACTAA
- the ftsZ gene encoding cell division protein FtsZ — MDMIIENALKGQTQAAAATFGKANIRVFGCGGAGSNMVNWLYKKGIRGAEILACNTDKQHLDITECDKKLLIGRDVTRGLGCGGYPEKGAAAAKETLQQIREMLQGSDMVFVCAGMGGGTGTGSAPIIAQVAKDMGAIVIGTVTMPFNIERARIDKAEFGLNQLRQVSDTVIVIDNNRLVSIAGNLPVQQAFAVANELISTMIRGIVETIAVPSLVNLDYADVKAIMTNGGVAAIGVGYSDTTNRVEEAVKGALSNPLLDISYKGATGALIHIEGGPDMTLDEVSRAGDLVTESLDDDANVIWGARINNDMKGKIAVMTIMTGVKSPWILGKVDQQQKAREARGLSRELGIQFVG, encoded by the coding sequence ATGGATATGATTATTGAGAATGCCCTCAAGGGGCAGACGCAGGCTGCTGCTGCTACGTTTGGGAAGGCAAACATTCGGGTTTTTGGCTGCGGAGGAGCAGGCTCGAATATGGTCAACTGGCTGTATAAGAAAGGAATCCGTGGAGCAGAGATTCTGGCATGCAATACTGACAAGCAGCATCTGGATATTACTGAATGCGATAAAAAACTCCTTATCGGACGGGATGTCACGAGGGGCCTGGGATGCGGAGGCTACCCTGAAAAGGGAGCTGCTGCTGCAAAGGAAACACTGCAGCAGATTCGTGAGATGCTTCAGGGTTCTGACATGGTCTTTGTATGTGCAGGAATGGGAGGCGGTACTGGTACCGGTTCTGCGCCCATCATAGCTCAGGTAGCCAAGGACATGGGAGCGATTGTTATTGGCACTGTGACAATGCCGTTCAACATCGAACGCGCTCGAATTGACAAGGCAGAGTTTGGGCTGAATCAGCTTCGCCAAGTATCTGATACTGTCATCGTCATTGACAATAATCGACTTGTCAGCATCGCAGGCAATTTGCCAGTACAACAGGCATTTGCAGTTGCCAATGAGCTTATCTCCACGATGATCCGCGGGATTGTGGAGACAATTGCAGTCCCTTCCTTGGTCAACCTGGACTATGCGGATGTAAAGGCAATCATGACAAATGGAGGAGTAGCAGCGATTGGTGTTGGGTATTCGGATACTACCAATCGGGTTGAAGAGGCTGTCAAAGGCGCCCTTTCCAATCCTTTGCTGGATATCAGCTACAAGGGAGCTACAGGCGCGCTGATCCACATCGAAGGCGGCCCCGATATGACCCTTGATGAGGTAAGCAGGGCAGGCGATCTTGTCACTGAAAGCCTCGATGACGATGCCAATGTAATCTGGGGAGCAAGGATAAACAATGATATGAAGGGAAAGATTGCTGTCATGACAATCATGACTGGCGTTAAATCTCCTTGGATCCTTGGAAAAGTAGATCAGCAGCAGAAAGCTCGCGAGGCGCGCGGGCTTTCTCGGGAACTAGGCATCCAGTTTGTCGGATAG
- a CDS encoding putative toxin-antitoxin system toxin component, PIN family: MQNPIVVLDTNIFISSIFWEGSSYRIVRKAIAREIIVFISDEIVNEIRRVLARGFSLAKQEIKSIIDSVAYFTHLIKPKEKVAVVKEDPDDDRILECALACGAKFIISYNKHLLKLKGFRDIKIITPEEFLKTGSFQAD; encoded by the coding sequence GTGCAAAATCCTATTGTTGTTCTGGATACAAATATTTTTATCTCCTCTATATTCTGGGAAGGCAGCTCATATAGGATAGTCAGGAAAGCAATAGCCAGGGAGATTATAGTATTCATCTCTGATGAAATCGTAAACGAAATTCGGAGGGTTTTAGCCAGGGGTTTTTCATTGGCAAAGCAGGAAATTAAGAGTATCATAGACTCGGTGGCGTATTTCACCCATCTTATAAAGCCAAAAGAAAAGGTCGCTGTAGTTAAAGAAGACCCCGATGATGACAGGATTCTGGAGTGCGCTCTCGCCTGCGGAGCCAAATTCATCATCAGCTACAATAAGCATTTGCTTAAATTAAAGGGATTTAGAGACATTAAGATAATAACTCCGGAAGAATTCTTAAAAACAGGCAGCTTTCAAGCCGACTAA